Proteins encoded in a region of the Synechococcus sp. BIOS-U3-1 genome:
- a CDS encoding chloride channel protein produces MSPDSRHEPVLIPGTLPSQSPLKGVVRHFIGLVLVGVLIGLACLPLNLVDGVQEHLYALMPTSATEGWSWRGLVVAFMPLVVMPILLLLQRGPWQAGAGSGIPSTMNGLEDPSQLPKAMAASGTVQRGVLWSIATVAMFPLGREGPVVQFGAAVARTCHRRFSDWLPSLSERQIVAIGGGAGLAGGFNTPLLGAVFMLEELTADYSVVTIWPALVISVAAAGFSNIGGEPMFGLGVLNIALPEVEQLMLAFPIGIVCGLVGGMFNKGLVWLTRRLAPVIQKKPLKTGVYLGAGLTLLALMSWGTSTSDGEALVRQLIEHGMPNALGNQQDFITGLTSVWITLVRVIGPMLALSPGVPGGLIDPALTFGAVLGYTICAVAGISSQVGIGLGLAAGLSGATQLPLVSIVFSWRLVGDQQLFAGVVLASVIAAYTGRLVCRDPVYHGLSKLQSAPRR; encoded by the coding sequence ATGAGTCCGGATAGCCGTCATGAACCAGTCCTGATTCCTGGAACGCTGCCGTCCCAGAGTCCACTGAAAGGCGTTGTTCGCCATTTCATCGGTCTGGTTCTCGTCGGAGTCTTGATTGGGCTGGCATGTCTGCCTTTGAACCTTGTCGATGGCGTGCAGGAGCATCTCTATGCCCTGATGCCGACCTCCGCTACCGAAGGTTGGAGTTGGAGAGGACTGGTTGTCGCCTTCATGCCACTCGTGGTGATGCCGATTCTGCTGCTGCTTCAACGTGGTCCTTGGCAAGCCGGAGCCGGTTCCGGCATTCCATCCACAATGAATGGGCTCGAAGACCCATCCCAACTGCCGAAGGCGATGGCAGCATCAGGGACAGTGCAGCGAGGCGTGCTGTGGTCGATTGCCACCGTCGCCATGTTTCCGCTCGGAAGGGAAGGACCTGTTGTTCAGTTCGGAGCAGCAGTTGCGAGGACCTGCCATCGACGTTTCAGCGACTGGTTGCCATCTTTGAGTGAACGCCAAATTGTGGCCATAGGTGGAGGTGCAGGTCTTGCTGGTGGTTTCAACACCCCTCTGCTTGGCGCTGTGTTCATGCTCGAAGAACTCACCGCCGACTATTCGGTCGTGACAATTTGGCCAGCGCTGGTGATCAGTGTGGCAGCAGCAGGTTTCTCCAATATTGGAGGTGAGCCGATGTTTGGACTCGGTGTGCTCAACATCGCATTGCCGGAAGTCGAGCAACTGATGTTGGCTTTTCCGATCGGAATCGTTTGTGGATTAGTCGGTGGAATGTTCAATAAGGGACTGGTCTGGCTCACCAGGCGTCTGGCCCCTGTGATTCAAAAGAAACCACTAAAAACAGGGGTTTACCTCGGTGCTGGATTGACTCTGCTTGCCCTCATGAGCTGGGGAACTTCCACCTCGGATGGCGAAGCACTCGTGCGTCAGCTCATCGAGCATGGGATGCCCAATGCTCTTGGCAATCAACAGGATTTCATCACTGGCTTGACCAGTGTCTGGATCACGTTAGTCAGAGTGATTGGACCGATGCTCGCATTGAGTCCTGGTGTGCCTGGCGGTCTAATCGATCCAGCTCTGACTTTCGGTGCCGTTCTCGGCTACACAATCTGCGCTGTGGCGGGGATTAGTTCCCAAGTCGGTATCGGTCTCGGCCTGGCTGCAGGCCTGTCAGGCGCTACCCAACTACCGCTTGTATCGATCGTGTTCTCCTGGAGACTCGTCGGCGATCAACAATTGTTTGCGGGAGTCGTTCTCGCCTCAGTGATTGCTGCCTACACCGGGCGCCTGGTCTGCAGGGATCCGGTGTACCACGGCCTCAGCAAACTTCAGAGTGCACCGCGGCGATAG
- the psb30 gene encoding photosystem II reaction center protein Ycf12/Psb30 produces MGFDFHLIANFGALALITLAGPAVIFILFYRRGAL; encoded by the coding sequence ATGGGATTCGATTTCCACCTGATCGCCAATTTCGGGGCACTGGCCCTGATTACCCTGGCAGGGCCAGCGGTCATCTTTATCCTGTTCTATCGCCGCGGTGCACTCTGA
- a CDS encoding YkgJ family cysteine cluster protein: MTRARQQWSCMDQCGACCRLAPDERPEAVAALTPLQQQKYLSMVGEDGWCIHFDSGARRCRIYESRPDFCRVSSLCSLFGIQPDQADPFAITCCRQQIRSVHGGRSRELRKFERLIRSTEPR; the protein is encoded by the coding sequence GTGACTCGCGCTCGACAGCAATGGTCATGCATGGATCAGTGCGGTGCCTGTTGCCGGTTAGCACCTGATGAACGCCCGGAAGCAGTTGCAGCTCTCACTCCCCTTCAGCAGCAGAAATATCTGTCAATGGTGGGTGAAGATGGATGGTGCATACATTTCGACAGTGGAGCAAGGCGTTGTCGGATCTATGAATCGCGTCCGGATTTCTGCCGGGTGAGCAGCCTCTGCAGCTTGTTCGGCATTCAACCTGATCAGGCGGACCCTTTTGCGATCACCTGTTGTCGACAACAGATCCGTTCAGTGCATGGCGGTCGCAGCAGAGAACTGCGTAAGTTCGAACGTCTCATCCGTTCAACGGAACCTCGGTGA